A genomic window from Streptomyces mirabilis includes:
- a CDS encoding SDR family NAD(P)-dependent oxidoreductase yields MTSAVPSASSRIAVVTGASSGIGAATARQLAAAGYRVVLTARRKDRIEALAEEINATGHQATAYALDVTDRAAVDEFAGAFKTIGVLVNNAGGALGADPVATGDPAEWRQMYETNVIGTLNITQALLPALTASGDGTVVVLSSTAGHGTYEGGAGYVAAKHAEHVLAETLRLEIVGTPVRVIEIAPGMVKTDEFALTRFGGDSEKAAKVYAGVAEPLTADDVADTITWAVTRPSHVNIDLLVVRPRAQASNTKVHREL; encoded by the coding sequence ATGACGTCCGCCGTGCCCTCCGCCTCCTCCCGTATCGCCGTCGTCACCGGCGCGAGCAGCGGCATCGGCGCGGCGACTGCCCGGCAGCTGGCCGCGGCCGGCTACCGCGTCGTGCTGACCGCCCGCCGCAAGGACCGCATCGAGGCGCTGGCCGAGGAGATCAACGCGACGGGCCACCAGGCGACCGCGTACGCGCTGGACGTCACGGACCGCGCGGCGGTCGACGAGTTCGCCGGCGCCTTCAAGACGATCGGTGTCCTGGTCAACAACGCGGGCGGCGCGCTGGGCGCCGACCCGGTCGCGACCGGCGACCCGGCCGAGTGGCGCCAGATGTACGAGACGAACGTCATCGGCACGCTGAACATCACCCAGGCCCTGCTCCCGGCGCTCACCGCGAGCGGCGACGGCACGGTCGTCGTGCTGTCGTCGACGGCGGGTCACGGCACGTACGAGGGCGGCGCGGGCTATGTCGCCGCCAAGCACGCCGAACACGTCCTCGCCGAGACCCTCCGCCTGGAGATCGTCGGAACGCCGGTCCGGGTCATCGAGATCGCGCCCGGCATGGTCAAGACGGACGAGTTCGCGCTGACCCGCTTCGGCGGCGACTCGGAGAAGGCGGCCAAGGTCTACGCGGGCGTGGCCGAGCCACTGACCGCCGACGACGTCGCCGACACCATCACCTGGGCCGTCACCCGCCCCAGCCACGTCAACATCGACCTCCTCGTCGTCCGCCCCCGCGCCCAGGCGTCGAACACCAAGGTCCACCGGGAACTGTGA
- a CDS encoding tyrosine-protein phosphatase, with protein sequence MNRHILFARLHNFRDLGGYTTADGRTVRRSRLYRADSLGKLTPGTRDWDLFLSLGIRTVVDLRYPWEIDAKGRVPEHPSLTYHNQSIEHRPYDQAALPPSVAPGPYLAARYAEVAEDGTKEIRETLQLIGAAAESDTPLVVHCASGKDRTGLVAALVLSLLGVPEQTITDDFTLTERATPLLVADWRTDNADRELLWPAYGTAPAEIMTRFLSDLKSRYGSVESYVTETLGLPPTFASALRTHLLEPPSPLTFRRATETDIPALVRLRDEAAHWQLSQGIDQWKPGQLTEPHFRTRLTEGEVWLALQGDQVAGAWELWWDDPAAWGPQPPTAAYIHRLMTDRRVAPPGAGRHMLAEAERRIAAAGRPLSRLDCLSTNPRLREYYQAAGYTVVGEQTAKDGGLGSPYAVTLLEKRLR encoded by the coding sequence GTGAACAGACACATACTCTTCGCCCGTCTGCACAACTTCCGCGACCTGGGCGGATACACCACCGCGGACGGCCGTACGGTCCGCCGGTCCCGCCTGTACCGCGCGGACTCCCTCGGCAAACTGACCCCCGGGACGCGGGACTGGGATCTCTTCCTCTCGCTCGGCATCCGCACGGTCGTGGACCTCCGCTACCCCTGGGAGATCGACGCGAAGGGCCGCGTCCCCGAGCACCCCTCCCTCACCTACCACAACCAGAGCATCGAGCACCGCCCGTACGACCAGGCGGCGCTGCCCCCGTCCGTCGCCCCCGGCCCCTACCTGGCGGCCCGCTACGCGGAGGTCGCCGAGGACGGCACGAAGGAAATCCGCGAGACACTGCAACTGATCGGGGCAGCGGCCGAATCGGACACCCCCCTGGTCGTCCACTGCGCCTCGGGCAAGGACCGCACGGGCCTGGTGGCGGCGTTGGTCCTGTCTCTCCTGGGCGTCCCCGAGCAGACGATCACCGACGACTTCACCCTGACGGAACGTGCCACGCCCCTGCTGGTCGCGGACTGGCGCACCGACAACGCCGACCGCGAACTCCTGTGGCCGGCCTACGGCACGGCCCCCGCCGAGATCATGACCAGATTCCTGTCGGACCTGAAGTCCCGCTACGGGTCGGTCGAGTCCTACGTCACCGAGACCCTGGGTCTGCCTCCCACCTTCGCCTCGGCCCTGCGCACACACCTCCTCGAGCCCCCCTCCCCCCTCACCTTCCGCCGGGCGACCGAGACGGACATCCCCGCCCTGGTCCGCCTCCGGGACGAAGCGGCCCACTGGCAGCTCTCCCAAGGCATCGACCAGTGGAAGCCGGGCCAACTCACCGAGCCCCACTTCCGCACCCGTCTGACCGAGGGCGAAGTCTGGCTGGCCCTCCAGGGCGACCAGGTGGCGGGCGCCTGGGAACTCTGGTGGGACGACCCGGCCGCCTGGGGTCCCCAACCCCCCACCGCCGCCTACATCCACCGCCTGATGACCGACCGCCGCGTGGCCCCGCCCGGAGCGGGCCGCCACATGCTGGCGGAGGCGGAACGCCGCATCGCAGCCGCGGGCCGCCCGCTGTCCCGCCTGGACTGCCTCTCCACCAACCCCCGCCTGCGCGAGTACTACCAGGCAGCCGGCTACA